A stretch of DNA from Limnohabitans sp. MORI2:
CGCAAGGGTCAACATGACGATGCCATGCTGCAGTGGAGTCAAGTGGCTGCATCGGGCTACTTGCAAGGTTCAGCGAATCTCGACTTGCAAGCTTTGGCGCTCAACCACATTGGGCGTCTGCAAGAGCAACTCAAGCATTACGACCTAGCTGAAAACGCGCTCACGCAAAGCTTGCAGCTCAAAGCCAGACAAGCCGATGCCTTGCAACATTGGGTGCATCTGCGCAGCAAACAATGCAAATGGCCCGCCATGCAAGCGTTGCCCGGCGTGCCGGTGAATTTGATGCTCACGCACACCTCGCCACTGGCCATGTTGGCTTTGCATGACGACCCTGCCTTGCAACTCATGGCAGCACAAGCGTTCGTTCAACGCAAATTTAATTTACCGACCCATCGCCTTTGCGTTCATGCACCTTATGCACATGAACGCATTCGGATTGGCTATTTATCGGGTGACTTATGTACCCATGCGGTTGGTCTGTTGATGGCTGAATTGCTGGAAGCCCATGATCGAGATCGGTTCGAGGTGTACGCCTTTGACTACAGTCCTGAAGATGGCAGCGAATACCGTCAACGGTTGAAGCAGGCGTTTGATCATGTGGTGGATATTCGCGCTTTAGATGACACGCAAGCTGCTGCTGAAATTGCATTCGCAGAAATTGATGTACTGATTGATTTGCACGGCCTGAGTTCTGGCGCACGGCCAGGCATTTTGGCCATGCAGCCAGCACCTTTGCAGGGAACATACCTTGGCTTCATCGGCACCACAACCTTGCCATGGTTGCAGTTTGTGGTGACCGATCGATTCACTTTCCCTGAGTCGCTCATTCCATTTTTCTCGGAAAAACCGCTTTATGTGGAGGGGAGCTTTTTACCTCTTCACCACACCCCCACAGCCGAGTGTCGCGAAACCCGATCAGATTTGGGTTTGCCACAAGACGCCTTTGTGATGGTGTGCTTCAACAATGTCTATAAATTCAATCCACAGATGTTTGCCACATGGATGAACATCTTGAAACGTGTGGACGATGCCGTTCTGTGGCTGCTCGATGACAATCCCAGCGCCACCCGTGAGCTGAAAAAGCACATCGCAGCGCATGGCATTGAACTCGAGCGTGTGGTGTTCACCCAGCGAACCTCACATGTGCAATACCGTACACGCATGCAATTGGCGGATGTCTTTTTAGACACCACACCGTACAACTCAGGCTCCACAGCCAGAGATGTCATTGACAGCGGTTTGCCGATGGTCACCCTGAGTGGACGTACGTGCGTGTCACGCATGGCGGGGAGCTTGTTGCATGCGGCAGGCTTAGATGATTTGATCACCTATAGCCATGCAGATTACGAGAATTTGGTGGTCGATTTGGCGCACGACCGTACGCGCCTAGCGTCTTATCGACAGCAATTGCTCCAAGGCGTGGCAGCGCGACTTGATGCACCTAAAAAGCTGGTCAAAAGCCTAGAGGCTCAGTTGCTGCAAATGGTCAAGACCCTTTAATAAGGGGGAAGCCTTTAGTTTGAGCATCAGCATCCGATACAAGAAAGTCCACTTTCTTGTTTGAGTTGCTGCGTGTCACTTTCGGTTTCCTTCACATCTGGTTTGTCCCCCATGCAAAGCATGGCGTTGGGCAGTGCCACGGCTGTGACGGTCACGCAGGCCATGATGGCCAAAAATGCCTCACCCGTGGTCGTGCAAGACAGCTTGGCCAATGTGCAAGCCAATGTGGCCGGTTTACAAAAGTTGGCAGCGAGTGGCAAGCTCAGTGGCTTCAGCTTGTCTGAAGCCAACCCTGTGGTGAGTTTGAGCGCTTCACAACTCAACAGCAGCGCAGCGTTGCTGACGAAATTCAATACATCGGGCATAGCGGTGGCGGTGCAAGACACGGCAGCCAATCTGACACGTTCGTCAGCCAAGCTTTCGCCTGAAATGCAGGTGCGAGTGCAAGACACCTCGACACGCATGATGGCCAGTTTGAGCGCTTTAGAGTCATTGGCGGCGAGTCAAAAGTTGGATGCCGTGAGTCTGACCGATAGCCCCAGTCGGCTGACATTCAAAGTCAGTCAGTGGACGGGCACGAGCGTTTTGCGCCCGCTGCTCAATGTGGCCGTGGATGTGCTGGATACTGCGGCGAATGTGGCTGGCACCAGCTTGGCGCAGGCTGATCGAGTGACAGTCAAAGACTCGGTCTCGGCAGTGTTGCGCAACTTTGAAGCCTTGCGTAGCAAAGCGGCCAGTGGTGAGCTCGATGCAGTGGTGTTAACTGACAAAAAACCAGCGCTCACCTTAACGGCCGCGCAATACCTTGGCAGCGAAGCATTGCGTGCCAAATTACAAGGCGTGAACTACACCATCAAAGATACGGCGCAAGCCATTGCTGACAACGCTCAGGCTTTGAGTGGGTTAGCGGTGACGGTGGTTGACACTGTGGCTCAAGTGCAAGCCAACATCGACGCTTTACAAAGTTTTGCAGCGGGGGGGAAGTTGACGGGTGTGAAGTTCACAGACAGCAGTCAACCCGTCCTGTCGCTGACAGTGACACAAGCGAAAGGAATTGGTGCGATTGCTGGCGTTGGTATCAAACTGACAGATACAGCCGCCAATATTCAAAACAATTTTGATGCATTGGTGGCCAATAAAAAAATCACGGCCATTCAGTTGACAGATACGGCACGCCCTGTTTTGCAGCTGAGTGAAGCGCAGTACAAAAAGGGTAGCGCCTTGCTCGCCAAGGTGTCAGGTGCTGCGGTTGCGGTTCAATTCAATGGCAATTACAACGATTACAAAATCAAAGCCAACACGGACGGCACGTATTCAGTCGGAAACGCCAAATACAAAGGGGTGAACATCTTTGCATTTCGGGACACCAGTACCTTTGCGGATACTGGGGACGCCAATATCAATGCCATGCTGCTAGGTGGAACGCCTTATTGGTGGCGTGATAGTGCTAACTCGCTCACGACCTCAGATGTGCAAGTCAAGGCCGGTGTCTATGCCTTAGGCGAGGGGAGTAGCCGCCAAACGTTCACCTATAGTTTTTTACAAAAAGCCAACGTGGCAGGGACTGAGGATGGCGTGGGTTTCCAATCCATGAGTGCCACTCAACGTCAGGCTGTCCGTGATGCCTTTACCTATCTCTCGAGCATCATTCCGGTCACGTTTGAGGAGTCCAATCAAGCGGGCCAAGCAGACATCAACTTTGGCACCAACGACCAATCGGCCAGAAGTAGCTCAGGCTATGCGAATGTCCCCAACGGCAGTGGTGACCACGGGGTGTATCTCCTGCTCGACAACGGAGCGGGAAATTTAAACGGTAATATGACGCAGGGGACTTATGGATGGCAAACCCTGATTCATGAAATTGGTCACACACTAGGTCTTAAACATCCCGGCAACTACAACGCCAGCGGCGGTGGTTCACCTGGGCCATTTCTGAGTAAGGCCTTGGATACCCGCTTGTACACCTTGATGTCTTACAACAACCCTGTTGGAAGCATGTTGGTGAGTAGCAAGCGGACAGGCAATGGGTTGGTCAACTACACAGGCACCACGGTCAATCCCAGCACTTACATGATGTTTGATATGGCCGCCCTGCAGTATTTGTACGGTGTAGGCGATGGCGTGGGCGCTGAGAAATACCAAGTCAGTTCGTTCACTGCCGATTGGACGGGAATGCAGACCTTGTGGATGCCAACCGCGGGTGAAATCGACGCCTCTGCAGTGAGCAATGCCAACATCATTGATTTGCGTGCAGGCGCTTTCAGCTCTATCAATGTCATTCCTAAAAGCATCACGGATAGTTTTCCAGCCTCATTGAAAAATACGGCCACCTATATTGGGTTGAACAACGTAGGTTTGGCGTATGGCAGTCAAGTCACACAAGTCAAGGGCGGAAGCAGTGACGATGTGTTCTACACCAGCAACCTGTCGGATGCCACGATAGATGGGGGCGCAGGCGAGAACGACACGGTTTATTTGGCGGGTACGGCTGCCGACTGGGTCATTCGTAACAACAGTTATGTGAATGACAACTTGCATCGCACCGTGCGCTTGACGAACGTGGAAATCGTCAAGTACTACAACGCCGACACGGCATCGATCACGCATTCACGCCTCGATCTCGAGGTTTAACTCCTCTGCAATGACAAACAAAAGTCGATGAATTCGGCTTTTGTTTTTTACAACCCGAGTGCCGCGCGTTGTTCGCTGCTCATGGCTGCAAGCTGTGTGCTGCCAAATGCGGCGGCCTGTTGGGCATTGAACGCTGACAGTTGCGATGTGCTGAAGGCCACCACTTGTGACGTGAGCATATTGGAGAGGTTCTCCACTGGAATGGCGGGTACTTGCCAATTGGCAATGGCCGAGATTTGATCGGTGGTGAGTGCCTGCATCTGACGCGTGCTGAACGCGGCAATTTCGGTGGTCGTGAGGTTAGAGATTTGATCCGAGCTGAAGGCCGGTATTTGACTGTATTGGAAGCCTCGGATTTGACCGGTCGACATGGCTGCCAATTGCTCGGTGGTGATGGCTGCAATCTGCGTCGATGACAAGGCTTTCAAGGAGCCTGTTGCAATGGCCTGCGCTTGAGCGACTGTCATGACGCCGATTTGATCGGCGGTCAGCGCACCAATCTGATGGCTGTTGAGTGTGCCAATGTCGGTGGACTCTAGAGCTTCAAATTGATCTGTGGTCAAGGCTGCAATTTGCTCAGTGCGCAGCGTGCTGACTTGGTCGCTGGTGAGCGACACGATTTGATCTGACGTGAGCGAACGCAAAGCCGTCGTACTGATGGCAGGAATGTCTGCGGAATCGATGGCACTGATTTGCGAGGTTGTTAACGAGGGCAGTTGAGCCGCCGTGAGTGCGCCAATTTGCAAGCTGG
This window harbors:
- a CDS encoding M12 family metallo-peptidase produces the protein MSLSVSFTSGLSPMQSMALGSATAVTVTQAMMAKNASPVVVQDSLANVQANVAGLQKLAASGKLSGFSLSEANPVVSLSASQLNSSAALLTKFNTSGIAVAVQDTAANLTRSSAKLSPEMQVRVQDTSTRMMASLSALESLAASQKLDAVSLTDSPSRLTFKVSQWTGTSVLRPLLNVAVDVLDTAANVAGTSLAQADRVTVKDSVSAVLRNFEALRSKAASGELDAVVLTDKKPALTLTAAQYLGSEALRAKLQGVNYTIKDTAQAIADNAQALSGLAVTVVDTVAQVQANIDALQSFAAGGKLTGVKFTDSSQPVLSLTVTQAKGIGAIAGVGIKLTDTAANIQNNFDALVANKKITAIQLTDTARPVLQLSEAQYKKGSALLAKVSGAAVAVQFNGNYNDYKIKANTDGTYSVGNAKYKGVNIFAFRDTSTFADTGDANINAMLLGGTPYWWRDSANSLTTSDVQVKAGVYALGEGSSRQTFTYSFLQKANVAGTEDGVGFQSMSATQRQAVRDAFTYLSSIIPVTFEESNQAGQADINFGTNDQSARSSSGYANVPNGSGDHGVYLLLDNGAGNLNGNMTQGTYGWQTLIHEIGHTLGLKHPGNYNASGGGSPGPFLSKALDTRLYTLMSYNNPVGSMLVSSKRTGNGLVNYTGTTVNPSTYMMFDMAALQYLYGVGDGVGAEKYQVSSFTADWTGMQTLWMPTAGEIDASAVSNANIIDLRAGAFSSINVIPKSITDSFPASLKNTATYIGLNNVGLAYGSQVTQVKGGSSDDVFYTSNLSDATIDGGAGENDTVYLAGTAADWVIRNNSYVNDNLHRTVRLTNVEIVKYYNADTASITHSRLDLEV
- a CDS encoding tetratricopeptide repeat protein, producing the protein MDLEEISQLGLDQVIQLAEHFQTTGRTADAIALYGLWNQHSESNDRHIGWFNQGVMQLNAGDIEGAEQAYRESLNLFPGFAQARINLGLLLERKGQHDDAMLQWSQVAASGYLQGSANLDLQALALNHIGRLQEQLKHYDLAENALTQSLQLKARQADALQHWVHLRSKQCKWPAMQALPGVPVNLMLTHTSPLAMLALHDDPALQLMAAQAFVQRKFNLPTHRLCVHAPYAHERIRIGYLSGDLCTHAVGLLMAELLEAHDRDRFEVYAFDYSPEDGSEYRQRLKQAFDHVVDIRALDDTQAAAEIAFAEIDVLIDLHGLSSGARPGILAMQPAPLQGTYLGFIGTTTLPWLQFVVTDRFTFPESLIPFFSEKPLYVEGSFLPLHHTPTAECRETRSDLGLPQDAFVMVCFNNVYKFNPQMFATWMNILKRVDDAVLWLLDDNPSATRELKKHIAAHGIELERVVFTQRTSHVQYRTRMQLADVFLDTTPYNSGSTARDVIDSGLPMVTLSGRTCVSRMAGSLLHAAGLDDLITYSHADYENLVVDLAHDRTRLASYRQQLLQGVAARLDAPKKLVKSLEAQLLQMVKTL